gagcgagcgagagagagcaagagagagagcgagcgagagagagagaaagagagcgagagatagacaGCGAGCAAGcaagacagagcgagagagatagagagcaagaaagagagagagacagagagagagagacagagcaagagagagagcgagcgagagggagcaagagagagagcgagcgagcgaaagagcgagagatagagagcaagaaagagagagagagagagagagagagaacgcttCAGAAATACAGGCGGTCTGAAATGGCTCCTGGGAGATGGCTCATGACCTGCATGCGAATCCACCAGTAAGGCTCCATGGGGTTGTAGCGCGTGTATGGCCGTTTGGATATGACGGCATCTGTGATGTCGTCCAAAACGGGCGTGAGGTCACGCTGGCCGCTGTTGCAGTAAGAGCGCATCAGGGCCATGTAGTGCTCGAAGTGGGGCTTCCCGTAGTCCTCCTGCACACCAGGGGGCGCCTCCTTCCACAGCTTCTCGGCCGTGGAGGCCACGATGTCGCGCGTCAGGATCCCCGTAGCCATGATGAAGTTCCCCGGCTCCACGACGGACACTTTGACCCCCCAGACCTTCATCTCGTACCTGAGGCAGTCGGAAAAGGCCTCCACGCCGTATTTAGAGACGCAGTACGGAGAGCGCAGAGCGTTTCCCATCCGGCCGTACATGCTGGCTATGTTCACCACACGCCCTGTAACAGAGGAGGAACGTGCAGTGGACACTTTTTATTGCCttttatattacaaaaaaaaacaaaaggtcaATGGCAAAAAGTAATTTCGAAAGCGTAAAAATAAACGTTATGAATGAATTCTAGCGCTTTACACGAGatatatcatttatatacatCGTGTCAAAAACACATAACCTCGCATATCTCACAAAAATGACAAAGCGGGTTCTAAGTAAAGCCCTTTTTTTAAAGGTTACAAATCCTCAATTATCTAATGAACCCTTCAGAACCCATAAGAGTGCATCATGCACCGGGAGTTTTTCAAAAAGAGCTACAGGCTCTCGTTATTAAGCAGAAAACAACGACCAACACTCTGGAGTTTGTACCGCACACTTCCCCACGtaatacacacgcatacacatacagtgagggaaaaaagtatttgatcccctgctgattttgtacgtttgcccactgacaaagaaatgatcagtctataattttaatggtaggtttatttgaacagtgagagacagaacaaCAAcgagaaaatccagaaaaacgcatgtcaaaaatgttataaattgatttgcattttaatgagggaaaaaagtatttgaccccctctcaatcagaaagatttctggctcccaggtgtcttttatacaggtaacgagctgagattaggagcacactcttaaagggagtgctcctaatctcagcttgttacctgtataaaagacacctgtccacagaagcaatcaatcaatcagattccaaactctccaccatggccaagaccaaagagctctccaaggatgtcagggacaagactgtagacctacacaagtctggaatgggctacaagaccatcgccaagcagcttggtgagaaggtgacaacagttggtgcgattattcacaaatggaagaaacacaaaagaactgtcgaTCTCCCtgatacttttttccccctcactgtacaatgaacccttaaagaacccctCAAAAAGAGAGTCCCAAGACATAAGCTCTTAGAAAATTGTTCTTCAAAGGTTCTTTAGGATGTTCTTTAGGGTGTTTATTGAATAATTAAGGTttcttaggttttttttttattttttataaagagttcTTGTACTTGAAGAGTGTAAGGGTTCTTCAAGGATTCACTGGATAATTAAGAGTTCTTAGCATCAGAGAAAATGTTCTTCTTGGAATCATTTGTGATAGAacactttgttgtagggttctacttATAACCCTAAAGGGTTTCTGGTTGTTTCTAcatcagtgttttcttttcagaggctaagaacccttaaagaaccttttgaagaaccctttttttctaGCAGTGTGTCAAGTACCGAAACAGTTTTTTCTTAATCAGCTGAACATCTGACAGGTTCTTGGTATTCAGAAGAAAATAACTGCCAGTCATTTGGAGTGTACAGACGCACCCAGAACCTTTCCATGTAGAACTGTTTAAGGTGGcgagaacccttaattatccagtgaacccttaaagagctcattttttttttaaggggtgTACCAAGTACCAAGacatacactcttagaaaaagtgGTTCTTCCAAGGATTCATTGGAAAATCAAGCGTTCTTAGCTTCCAAACatgggttctacttggaatctTTTGTGGTAGAATACATTGCTATAGGGTACATAGAACCTTTCAGGGTTCCTGGTTGTTTCTACAACAGTGGCATCAGAAAGGTGTCCAAGTAGAACTCTTTTGGAGTCTAAGATTaattaaagaacccttgaaaaacattttccccccaaagaTTGCCAAGACATATGCACTTagaaaagggttcttcagtggttcattggataattaagggttcgtAGCTTCCAAGAAAGGGTTCTCTACTTGAAACTCCTTACTGATAGGACAATCGGATTTGAGAACTGAACAGTCCCGatggtgtaaaataaataaatgtattcttcTACATAGAATTCGTTTTAGAGGttaaaaatggatttaaaaaaataaataataaaaaaaaaacacgatctTTTGATTTCTGAACCTTCAGAATGACTTCCTGGAAACAAAATCTGAGAAATATTAAACCAGGTGGAGGTCAATATGGAAAACTAATAAACCTCTAAATGAAACACGTCAATCAGAACGCTCTACAGAGATTCCCCCTGAACTGGTCACCAGGTTACGTTCATGCATTGAGTAGAAATGGATCTTTCCTGCTAACACGTGTATTACTCGGCGTGCCTCGTACCTTTCGCTCTACGGATGAGAGGGAGAACAGCTTTGGTCACTCGGATGGTTCCCCACAGGTTGACCTCTGAAACCTGCTTGTATGTGTCCATGGTGGTGAACTCCACCTCCCCGAACATGGAGACGCCGGCGTTGTTCACCACACCCCACAGACCTGCACCGAACAGCACAGCATGACTGAATCTCAGACCTCAGCTCACTTCGTTATAAAGCGAGTGCAGTCTTGTACAGTAACCGAACCGATTCTGAGAGTCCCCAAGCCTGTTCGTgcaacatacataaatacaccaagaataaaacactcacactgTATTAAATGCAAcctattagaacgagcgcattaatataaacctgcgattcgAATTACAGccgtccgagctgctgttacagaaaatgaatcgacaccttctgaccaatcagaatcaagaatttaacAGCGTTGTGGTAGGAATACAGTATTTGCTGCTGCGCTTTCATGATGGAGGATAAAAGTGGTGTTATTGTAGCTCCCGAGCCTGTTCATCCTAAATAAAGCCCAATGTTTTCACATACCTACagacctgtacacacacacacacacacacacacatttatacttAAATATTTATCATCCAGCTGTAATGCAATTAGCGTCAGGTAGTCGGCGTGCATTCCCACCTTTCTCTGGGTCTTCCAGGTTGGCCCTGATGAACTCCACAGCTTTAGAGACCTGCTCATCACTGCACACATCCAGCTGCAGCACCTTCAGTCTGTCAGAGTGCATGTTCTCCAGCTCCACCGCCCCCTCGCCAGCCTGATCCTGTGGGTCAACACCACCTCACACACTCAACACCATCACCTTCTCTCTTGTCTTCTTTGGATAGTTATGGGTTCTTGGGCTCACTAAAAcggtgttaaatttggtgtttaAATGCTTAACAGCCAGTACGTGATGTATGTACACCCCGCTCACCAAAtatgttattaaaaataaatacataatacattAAGTGACtatttttgcaattgtttatttcatgtcattaaaaaaaatttttttttttttttttaaaaaaagggttttAACACTCTTTAGCACTTTAAactaaagtttattattaaatattattcagAAAAATCCTTTCAACACCTGTAGTTTTGCCTATTatatccatggaagagtgacgaggtgaaaaccactgctaactcagaagaacataagataaggcttgtctgaattttgccaaaacacaccttgatgatcctcacaccttttgggagaatgttctgtggattgaagagtcgaaagtggaactggtcccattacatctggcgtaaaccaaacacagaatccCACGAAGAGAACATCAtagctacggtcaagcatggtggaggtagtgtgatggtgtggggatgctttgctgcttcagggtctgggcaacttgtaataattgaggggAAACCTGAATTCTGCTCTGTACTCGAAAATCCTAAAAGAGAATgcctggtcttcagtctgtaagttcaGTCCGTAACTCAAGCggaactggattatgcagcaaaacaacgATCCAAAGGCTAGGAGTAAGCCCACCTCTAAATGgctcaaataaaacaaaattaaagttttggcgtggcctagtcaaagtcccgACATGAACccatttgagatgctgtggcaggaccttaaacagaGAGTTCACACTCTAAAAACCCttcagtgtggctgaactaaagcagttctataaagaagagtgggcccaaattccaccacagcgctctgaaagactgatctccagatatctgaagcgtttggttgcagttattgctgctaaaggtagcacaaccagatttgaagtttaaggggcaattagtttttcacatgtgatcggtgataggtgttggatcactttctatttttgcttcaataaaaataactaattaataaaataaataaataaataaataaataaaaactgtagtgtgtttactcaggctgcctttgttttattttatattttgtttgaagatctaaaactatttaatatgagacagacacagaaacagaagaaatcccAGCACTGTATTACCTAAAAATGTGTAGTTTTACCTATTATATAATAATCTATAGCATTCATGCACACTGAAGGTTTGAGTCGCACGGTTTAATCACACCGAGATAACTTGCTGTTCAAGAAGAATTGTGTAACTGTTGGTTAACgttctcaccccccccccccgcacttCCTCTTGTTATGATTCACCCACACAGAAAGTGAAGCTCTGTGGTGTTCATCTGTAACACGTTACCTTCAAAAAGCATCCGGCAAACACGGTGAAGCCCACTTTATGAAGGTGCTTGGCTAAATGGTGACCAAAGCCGCTGTCGCATCCAGTAACGAACACCGCCTTCCCATCAACCTGCGGGGAAAATGACACAATAACAGCACTTACTGAAAACTTCACTTACCTTCCTTACCTTCCTGTTCGGTTCATTTAGACCCCATTCACAGCACATTTGAGTATTTTATCGCAAAGCACTTTTTATGGAACTGATCTGAGCAGATGTGTTTAATCAGGTGGGTCAGTGCCAATACTTAATCttctggttttaaaaaaaagaaaaaaaaaaaaagttcaacagCTCAAGAATGCTAAGCTCTTTAGCTTGAACAATCAAGGGCctataaatgtcatttaaataaagCTTACAACGTGCCTTACAGACAGTGaagagttaaataaataaataaataaaacattatataaacatgGAAACAGTAAcgtaaaaagatttttaaaaaatacagaaaattaattCACAAGCAATACACgtgaaacaaaaatgaaaaaaaaatgcactatatgtaaaaaaaaaatgtgtgaaacaacATGTGAAGTGTTTACAAACCAGACaggtaataaaaatgttttatttatttatttttaaaacacccACACCTGAAgttcatgtgacttttctgtgATTATAAGTGCGTTTAAGTGAACAATATGAGATCACGTgaaaaagtgtgaaaatatCACATCTGGATCAGGTGAGAATACCACATCTGGACCATGTGGGAATACCGCATCTGGACCACGTGGGAATGCCACATCTGGACCACGTGAGAACACCACATCTGGACCATGTGAGAACACCACATCTGGACCACGTGGCCACGtggctcaagaaggcaacacaatgCATTACAGCATCTAGACCACGTGGGAATACCGCATCTGGACCACGTGGGAATACCGCAACTGGACCACGTGGGAATACCGCAACTGGACCACGTGGGAATACTGCATCTGGTTCACGTGAGAATACCACATCTGGACCACGtggctcaagaaggcaacacaatgCACTACAGCATCTAGATCACATGGGAATACCGCATCTAGATCACATGGAAATACCGCATCTGGATCACGTGAGAATACCgcatttgaaaataatttaatcccgtgcaaaaaaaaaaaaaggtgaaaataaacacacatatgaACATAAATGAAAACTCTTGCACTATGTGTGAAAAATATATGTTGTTGTACATGAACACTGTTGTgttgcatttaaatgaaaatataaagcgCGTGATGTGATTTTGTGCACTCGGTAAACAGGATGCTAACTGGTGGTCATAGTCATCCATTACTTATTAGCTACACGAGCTGCACTTTCCCCTCTCTCTGACTGGAACACATGTTTTTGTCTGGCGCAATCGTGCTTTTTTTCATAGCTTGTCCATCAAATAAGCCACGCCCACAGTGCATGAGGACAAGCATGGCATGAAAATAACCAAGTTTAACACCAATTCACGGCACTGTTTAGGAGCAACACTGATAAAGgaacattcataaaaaaaaaataagagctAAGGTTTCAAATCCTGTTCTGTTTGTTACATTCCTCACTGATGTTATCTGTGGTTTTTCTTTAACTCTCTGTAACTGTTAAACCTGCTAAAGCTGGAAAACCTTCAAACTGTGACAGACTCTGAcccagacacacccacacacactgtcagaAACCGTCATCGTGGAAAAATACCGCCTCGAGAAGAAAAACACTAGCGTCAGGCTCACCTTTTCTCAGGAGtattaaacagaattaaaatgtGGCGTAAATCTGATTTTTCTCCCGCGCATGAGAGTgtgtccattttattaggaacgctCGTGCTTCTGTTCGTTCCACATAAATATCTAATCTAATATCAGTTGGCTACTGATTTCCATTTAGATTAGCTAGCTCTCCCAAACTGACATGGGGAATGACCACGCTTACTGCTCATGAAACAGCTTCAGTTTTAAAATGTGAGACATgatcttacaaaaaaaaaaaaaagtaaaatttttaaaCACTCACTGATTTTTTAGAACAAATTGCAACTATGTTCAGCTGTATAGTCTAATAAAGTCCAATATGAAGCCAGCTGTTGTTTTACTGAGCTAGAGAGGGATCTTTTACTTCATACAGCCAGATGAGATATCATTATCTGGGTGTTTGCAAATCAGACCTGCACTGGAAAGgactttaaaaatgatattcGGATATTTTGCATAAAAATGTTGCTTCATGTCCTCTCTTTAATGCATCTTaagtcatacatttacatacgccttgcagaatttgcaaagtgttaataataataataaaaaaagagggacCATAATAATTGcatttagtgtttttttatttagtcctgctcTGAAtacgctatttcacataacagatgtttacatatactcCACAGGACACactgataactgaatttacacaaatgatccagttcaaaagtttacacacgcttgattattaataccgtgtgtcgttacctggatgatcaatgacgtgatgtgtttatgttttgtgagagttgtttacaagtcccttgtttgtcctgaacagttaaactgaccactgttcttcagaaaaatcctccaggtcctgcacatcaTCTTccgcatatttgagccctttccaaaagcggctatatgatgttcagatccgtcttttcacaccgaggatgactgagggactcgtacacgactattacaaaaggtgcaaacattcactgatgctcaagaaggcaacacgatgcaTTAAGAACCGGGGGGTGttaccgcccttcagaagctacataaggtattaacatgtttcccagaagacaaaataataatttacaccagtcgtcctgttcaaaagtttacacccccctggctcttaatgtgtAGAGTCTTtgagggttttatttatttatttatttattttaaaacaaagccTTTTTTCAGCCATTTCTTCTCAACCAAGCCATGACTGGAAAAAGTGTAGTGttcagaataaaacacacagatgaATCATGCGTACTGCTAGCCAGCTGATACTGTTGAGCAAGACTTGGCGAAGAGAgcatttgagagagagagagagagagatatagatatatatatatatatatatatatatatatatatatatatatatatatatatatatataaaatataaataaatgtttttatttatttatttaattaatatttatataataaacacaGAATTTGATTTAAggtttgttttcagtgtgttttaGATGGAGTAAAACTAAATAAGAACAgaaacatcattttaaaaaggacAGCAGGAATGTTTAGGGGTCATTCGAATATAAATGagattaaaatgttcattgtgAATAAGATTTGTGTCCTGTGCATCCAACTGTGTGCGTTGTGGTGCTGTACATACACAGCACGCGACCTGTGGTAACTATGGTAACCGCTACGGTATATCGTTGACGCTGTGTTGAGAGGGCGTTTTTACGACTATTTACAGCACTACGGTTTGCGGTTTAAAAGATATGAATATAGAAATGTTTGTAAAGCTGAGGCAGTACGGAGCACGGCGCTTACCGAGACAGATCCGCGTGGGATCCTGGGCATGGCCACGCACAGCACGAAGAGCGCGTAGAACAGCGCGAGACAGTGCGTGGCCCCAGCCTCCTCCTCGAAACCCGCACAGTGCGCGAGCCAGGTGAGAGCCGCGGGCAGCCCGAAGGCCAGGAGGAGCGTGAGGAAGACGGAGAAGGCGACGAGGAGCCCAGCGCGAACCAGCGGCAGTGAAGCCATCTTGCGATTTGACTGAGGGGGAGGGTTGGACTCGGACCGCGTCCCAAACACGCCGCCTTTTATTACACACGCAGTGTACTGCAGCCTTCAACGTGTATCTGATGTAGGCCGCCTAGAGAGGGAGGAGCGAGCGGATTGGGACGCGGCCCTGTAACTGCGCTTTACATATCGGGCAAGTCATGGAAATGCGTTTCAAAGGGAATGTGGGGGAAGAACTTCaggattaacaacaacaaatctttgcttgtatttttctcatttgtaagtctctttggataaaagcgtctgctaagtgaataaatgtaaa
This Ictalurus furcatus strain D&B chromosome 1, Billie_1.0, whole genome shotgun sequence DNA region includes the following protein-coding sequences:
- the bdh1 gene encoding D-beta-hydroxybutyrate dehydrogenase, mitochondrial, with amino-acid sequence MASLPLVRAGLLVAFSVFLTLLLAFGLPAALTWLAHCAGFEEEAGATHCLALFYALFVLCVAMPRIPRGSVSVDGKAVFVTGCDSGFGHHLAKHLHKVGFTVFAGCFLKDQAGEGAVELENMHSDRLKVLQLDVCSDEQVSKAVEFIRANLEDPEKGLWGVVNNAGVSMFGEVEFTTMDTYKQVSEVNLWGTIRVTKAVLPLIRRAKGRVVNIASMYGRMGNALRSPYCVSKYGVEAFSDCLRYEMKVWGVKVSVVEPGNFIMATGILTRDIVASTAEKLWKEAPPGVQEDYGKPHFEHYMALMRSYCNSGQRDLTPVLDDITDAVISKRPYTRYNPMEPYWWIRMQVMSHLPGAISDRLYF